Part of the Fusarium verticillioides 7600 chromosome 10, whole genome shotgun sequence genome is shown below.
GAGAGTTTGGTATGGAAGCTCGCTCATATTGACCCCATCAGCGCAGTCGTTCTGATCAATGTGAATATCCAGATCTTTCAAGTTCGGAATTTCACTaaagatcttgagctctCCATCACGAAACCAGTGATTGTAATCTCGAAAAAGGTGTAGTCGTGAGATATAAGCGAAATTAAACTTGCTCACAGGTGACGTATCGGAAATCGGCAACATCCTGCGCCCTCGCCCAACAGCATAGCGGAGCGGCCAGCAGTAACCTCTTCGAAAAATATTTTCCGAGTACAAGACCGGCGTAGCTTCTTTGTTAATAATCCGACAGGTGAGTAAGACTTTGGGATGAATTTCGAGAGGGCAGTCCCATGGTGCCTTGGGGATGAGACGGAACTTTTTAGAGGTGCAGTAGTGAAGTTCGGCGTgggccttggagatgaggaggaggcggtaAATTTGGAGGCGGATCTCGGGtgggaggatgaggaagggAGATGTGCCACTTTCGATGATCTGATGCGATGAGGCTTTGCATTTTCGTGGCGGTATGATTCTCCCGGATTGGGTTGAGGCGGGTGAAGGGTCTTGTTTGGGGGTAGAGTTTGGGTGGAGGAACTCGGTTATCAGCCGCTGTTGATCCATTTTGCCTCACTGAGGCAATAAGATGAGTTCGTGCAAATTGAGGCAAGATAGATACTTGATATAAAGAAACGGTGTGAGCGTGACGGTGAAGAGGTGAGCATCGTCAGCATAACAGGCAGCCTCACCATAGCGGGTCATTGATCTTCCGGGCAAGTCATCGCAGTGCAGGGTAGAGTATCCGGCTGCAACACCAAATCGCTATGTCCATGCGGAGAAGCATTTTAACTGGTAAATGGGTATAAAATCAATTCATGACCAATGAAAAGAATTCTGTTCAAACAAGATGTCTTTACTTCCTCGAATGAAATGCCAAAACTCACTAGTACGAGAGAAGCTATAAACTTAGAGACTTGGTTGCTGCTGTTACTGTTGCTCACTGCTACTGcctaagttgtgggctagaagtgttatttgcagttgagacttgtggccgtgagcttattccggcagagagaacctagctCACTGCTACAGTCAGTTATTGACTCACGATCCAGATGGATTTCTGTAAAATGGCTGAATGTCTGGGATACAATGATCCCAGGTACTTTTAGTCTAGACTTCGAGGATTTTGCAAAATTTTGATGATCTTTACTTGAACTCATCATAAGATTTTATCCCTGCGTTCCTGACTTTGAACTGCGCAATGGAGCGACCACCAAAGATTAAAAGCCTAGACGTTCTTGTTAGTAGAAAGACGCTACCCTCGTCATAACTCCAGccttcctctcctcatcGCTCAAATTTTCCGGACACGCAATAAAAAACGACTGATCAACCTTCAACTTCGACACCTCAACCCAAaatctctcctctcccaatTCCCTCGGAAACTTTTCTCCAAAGAACACTGCTAGAAGTCAGAAACATCCCCTAGCTCATAAATATTGTAAAAGGACTTACGAAACGGAATAGTAAAaaccttgaacttctcaagatcaaagacctggatcttctcctgctcagTCCTCGTCACAGCAAGGCCAATCTTATTCGGCTTAGCCCCAGCTTTCAGCAGCCGTACTAGAATCTCCATGACACTTCGCCAGTGATCTAAATCAGCTGACTTGTGGTATTCTGTCGGAAGATCCCATAGTTTGATACGACTTTGCTGACTCATTAATCCCCAAGCTGCTGTGTCCACGATGCTGAAGTTGTTGCAGTCAAGTAACGTCAAGTCAAGggactcttcttcctcttggaGTAAATACCGAACGGCTCCGACATTGGCTGTCAGCGCAGCTATATGCAGTGCCGTTCTCCCTCTAAACTCTCCCTCTGCGACTTGAGCGTTGAGATGCTCTGGCTCATACCACTTCTGAACGATCAGTCTCAGCGCTGTGTTGGCCATAGTACTACTGGTCTGGTACTCTGGGAAATACACAACTTGGTGAAGAGCAGTGAAACTGGAGTCAGACATCTTACATACATCCCAGAAGCACGAATCGGGAAGATCTAGTTGTAAGACTTGTTCGAGCTGAAGAATCGCGTTGGAGTAGGATTTACAGCGACGGAGGAGTAAGCCCAGGATGGTCTCTTTTGTTGTACTGACTTGTTGGGTAAGATCACACATCCCTGTGTCGTAAAACCAACGAGCAAGGATGAACTTTCCGCTCATGAGGGCCTTAGTGTAGTGAAGGTAGTAGTCTGCTTTAGGGTCTCTGTGCTTCCTGAATACGTCCAGATACTCAATATTATTCGGCAAACCCCTGAAAGATCCGTAGTAAAGATGCCACTGTTCTGCTGAAAGATCATCAGCTTGTGAGTAACGAAGCAGCACATCGAAAGTGATACAATCTTGTGTCGCCCCTGCAATCAGAATAAACTCCATCCACTTCCGTGGTGTTGGCCTCGGTATCTTTCCAGAACCGAGAAGATAGTCCAGCACGAATGACTGCCCGTGTTGAACAGCCAGACGGTGGACGTCGTCCGTATCAGCGCCGTAGTCCACCAACATATCAAAAGTCTTGGTaaaagcttcttggtgttgtttgcCATGGAAGAGAATTCTTCTACCTATGCCTTGAGCAGCATAAGTTACGCACCAAGCGATAATGGGGTTGTCATGTCCAGACATGTCGTTCGATCCAAACTTTCTCCGGTACATGTCGATGAaattcttgatcttctctttggctaCATTCCGCAATAAGATCTCAAGCATGTAGTATTGGTGATTCATCGCAGCGAACCAGACGGGAGAGACGTGGGACATGCCACCGAAGGTATCAGAATACGAAATCTCCAGGCCCGGAAGATCAAATGGATCAGCACCACAGGTGGTTAATGCCTGGACGGCCGCTCTGTTATTCGCTGCGACGGCCCATGTTAGTGACGttccatcaacatcaccgtaCGTCGAATCCAAGCCTCGTCGATATCGATGTCCAGCGTTTGAACGAGCCTCCAGATTTGCACCAGCCTCGATCAGCCGTCGACACACCTCACgaatatcttcatcgtcgaaagAGCTAAGAAAATGAAGTGGAGCAGTCCCTTCGTCGCTAGTGACCGAGGGATCAGCACCGCAATCCAAAAGGTGAAAGACAACGTCTCTATGCCCAGCTTTTGAAGCCCATAAAAGAGGAGACTCGTTCCATTCGTTGACGTGGTTGACGTTGACAAAGCCATGCTCGGTCAATTGTTTCAAGAGCTCAAGACGGTTAGATGTTGCACAGAGAAGTACAGTTTGTTCCTGATTAGCGTCCATGCCAATCCGGTGACGGATTCGAGTCTCGCAAAATAGTTCGTCATCCGAGAGTGTCTTTTGATCCCAGTACTGTGGTGGGGTCTCAAGTCCAAAACCAGAGTACCGTGTACGTAGTAGGTCGATTGTTCGGGTATACAACTCTGGGTCTAGAGACTGCAGGCGACGCTTCGCAGTCTCACTGCCGTTGCAAATGCCATCTCGCAGCCAGGCCAGATCTGTTTCCCTCGACCTCGGAAACTCTCTCCCCAGAGAATGGTACAGGTGGCTAACGATCCCACGAGCACCCATGTGCCCTCCTTCtgcagcttgaagaagcagtgAGAGTGATTCATCGATTGTGCCTTGACTTTTGGGGTGGAGCTGAACTGTTCGAAGATAGAACATTGCGCACTGCCATGCTGTTTCTGTGCGGCGAGTTTGGTCTTCCTTAGGGTCTTGTGCAACTCGCTTTACCTCTCGCATGACATTACTTATGATCTCGGGTGGCAAGACCCTCAGTGTCCCCATGGAAGAGTCTGCCTGCTCATATTGTTAGAAGCCACCGCACAATCCAATTATCACTTCGCGCACCTCTAGTATTGCTCGTTCTGGGCGAAGGGCTATAGCCTCGTCGGGCTTCGGATCTCTTAGCTTTCGCCTAGTCAAATTAGCAAAGGATGCCTTGGGAATGAGGTCTTACCATCGCATCCAAGTTTCCGCAACATGAGTAGCGGCAACACTCTCAGGTATCTGATCCATTCCAGGGACATCAGCAACCGAACCACCGAGTCTGATACGACTGAAAGACTGATTGAGCCACTCCGTCGACCTTCCTAGACGCAGGACTCTCTTGACATCGTCCTCGGTTGGTTCATCAAGGCCTGCCTAATCAATCTCCCTCCTTTGCtaggaagatgaaggcacTTACCTGGCTGGAGCCATATGTCCTGCTCTTGCGGGTTCATCTTACTAGGTCCATTCTTTTTGAAGTCATCGGAATAGATGCTACGGAACTCTTCCCATATGAGATACTGGTGCATAATGATTCGCAGGTTCTCCAGCAGTGCTTTGATATCTGATCGAGATTTCGGCTGGATCAATGTCATCATGATAACAGATGCCATGTCGTCAACCACTTTGTGGATTGAATACATGCTTCTCGAGGGCTCTGTTTTCTCATTGGGGCCGAGGATATCTTCCAAGCCCATAATGCAATGATGAACCAAAGCTGGAATTCTCAACTCGTCATTTCGTTTCATCTGTTCGAAGAATGCATCTCTCGTCAGGCCGTCATCCTTAACTGCGTCTAGTGATAGGTGCATCATGTCTCCAGCGAGTAGTCGCCATAAAACCAGACCGACAGAGTATATATCCGCTTTGGTAAGCTGGTTGCCGTTTAGATGGTCTCGGCATTCTGGTGCTTGCCAGAACCCTGAGCCAAAAGGCAGTTTCATGGGAGATTTGATGTCTGATCGAAGGAGAGACGATCCAAAGTCGGCGATTTTGGCGACATAGGTGAGTTGGGGATCCTTGAAGATAAGGACGTTTGCTGGCTTTATGTCGCCATGTATGATACCAACGTCGTGCAGGGCCCGAACGCCCGTGGCAATATCCACTGCGAGGCCCAATACCTTGCGATATTCCAGGGCTTTGGGGTTGTCCAAGAACCTTTCCAGGTCAATTTCCGCTGCCTCAAGGACGAATGAAGGCATCAAAACTCCATCTTTGACAGATTTCCAGCATATTCCCAATAACTGCACGATATTGGGATGATTCTTGATAAACTTGTTTCGCAGGATTTGCAACTCCATAGCCATGGAAGACCACATCTTACGA
Proteins encoded:
- a CDS encoding serine/threonine protein kinase, yielding MASEARQRDHDLLSFMSIFLITHQRLDLSLTLLSVLIDDASIDVQVRSNKGGYFSVCLARSKDLLEARFLNRNDDILPDARTLPELVAVKIPRPDGDLNSARSRKMWSSMAMELQILRNKFIKNHPNIVQLLGICWKSVKDGVLMPSFVLEAAEIDLERFLDNPKALEYRKVLGLAVDIATGVRALHDVGIIHGDIKPANVLIFKDPQLTYVAKIADFGSSLLRSDIKSPMKLPFGSGFWQAPECRDHLNGNQLTKADIYSVGLVLWRLLAGDMMHLSLDAVKDDGLTRDAFFEQMKRNDELRIPALVHHCIMGLEDILGPNEKTEPSRSMYSIHKVVDDMASVIMMTLIQPKSRSDIKALLENLRIIMHQYLIWEEFRSIYSDDFKKNGPSKMNPQEQDIWLQPGLDEPTEDDVKRVLRLGRSTEWLNQSFSRIRLGGSVADVPGMDQIPESVAATHVAETWMRWRKLRDPKPDEAIALRPERAILEADSSMGTLRVLPPEIISNVMREVKRVAQDPKEDQTRRTETAWQCAMFYLRTVQLHPKSQGTIDESLSLLLQAAEGGHMGARGIVSHLYHSLGREFPRSRETDLAWLRDGICNGSETAKRRLQSLDPELYTRTIDLLRTRYSGFGLETPPQYWDQKTLSDDELFCETRIRHRIGMDANQEQTVLLCATSNRLELLKQLTEHGFVNVNHVNEWNESPLLWASKAGHRDVVFHLLDCGADPSVTSDEGTAPLHFLSSFDDEDIREVCRRLIEAGANLEARSNAGHRYRRGLDSTYGDVDGTSLTWAVAANNRAAVQALTTCGADPFDLPGLEISYSDTFGGMSHVSPVWFAAMNHQYYMLEILLRNVAKEKIKNFIDMYRRKFGSNDMSGHDNPIIAWCVTYAAQGIGRRILFHGKQHQEAFTKTFDMLVDYGADTDDVHRLAVQHGQSFVLDYLLGSGKIPRPTPRKWMEFILIAGATQDCITFDVLLRYSQADDLSAEQWHLYYGSFRGLPNNIEYLDVFRKHRDPKADYYLHYTKALMSGKFILARWFYDTGMCDLTQQVSTTKETILGLLLRRCKSYSNAILQLEQVLQLDLPDSCFWDVCKMSDSSFTALHQVVYFPEYQTSSTMANTALRLIVQKWYEPEHLNAQVAEGEFRGRTALHIAALTANVGAVRYLLQEEEESLDLTLLDCNNFSIVDTAAWGLMSQQSRIKLWDLPTEYHKSADLDHWRSVMEILVRLLKAGAKPNKIGLAVTRTEQEKIQVFDLEKFKVFTIPFRKSFYNIYELGDVSDF